In Halapricum desulfuricans, a single window of DNA contains:
- the thiE gene encoding thiamine phosphate synthase yields MTDWDVYLVTQAGRSEGRETRAIVRKAIEGGVDIVQLREKGVPARDRYHLGRELRALTRDAGVPLIVNDRVDIAQAIDADGVHLGDEDLPVRVARELLGEEAIVGRSVSFVEDAREAERFGADYLGVGAIYPTDSKDDIDDDEYAIGLERLEAICEAVDIPVVGIGGVDADNAGDVAAAGADGVAVISAITGAADPAAATRELGEAVRAGRSP; encoded by the coding sequence ATGACCGACTGGGACGTGTATCTCGTCACGCAGGCCGGCCGTTCGGAGGGACGGGAAACGAGAGCGATCGTTCGCAAGGCGATCGAGGGCGGCGTCGACATCGTCCAGTTGCGCGAGAAGGGCGTGCCCGCCCGTGACCGCTATCACCTCGGGCGCGAACTGCGCGCGCTGACGCGCGACGCCGGTGTGCCGCTGATCGTCAACGATCGGGTCGACATCGCGCAGGCGATCGACGCCGACGGCGTTCATCTGGGCGATGAGGATCTGCCGGTTCGGGTCGCGCGGGAGTTGCTGGGCGAGGAGGCGATCGTCGGCCGATCGGTGTCGTTCGTCGAGGACGCCCGCGAGGCCGAGCGGTTCGGCGCGGACTACCTGGGCGTCGGGGCGATCTACCCGACCGATTCGAAAGACGATATCGACGACGACGAGTACGCGATCGGGCTCGAGCGCCTCGAAGCGATCTGCGAGGCGGTCGACATCCCGGTTGTCGGGATCGGTGGCGTCGACGCCGACAACGCCGGTGACGTCGCGGCGGCGGGTGCCGACGGCGTGGCGGTCATCTCCGCGATCACCGGCGCGGCCGATCCGGCGGCCGCGACGCGCGAGCTGGGTGAGGCTGTCCGCGCCGGACGATCGCCGTAA
- a CDS encoding CoA-binding protein produces the protein MPVETDADIRNILEYDTVAVVGCSSTPGKDAHEIPKYLQAQGYEIIPVNPTADEVLGRPAYDSLADVEEEVDIVDVFRPSPEVAGIVDKALARDDRKVVWLQLGIHDDEAVARAEAAGLRVVQDRCMEPEHRRLVEST, from the coding sequence ATGCCCGTCGAGACAGACGCAGACATCCGAAATATACTGGAATATGACACGGTCGCTGTCGTCGGGTGTTCATCGACGCCCGGGAAGGACGCCCACGAGATCCCGAAATACCTCCAGGCGCAGGGCTACGAGATCATCCCGGTCAATCCCACTGCAGACGAGGTTCTTGGACGGCCCGCCTACGACTCCCTCGCCGACGTCGAGGAGGAAGTCGATATCGTGGACGTGTTTCGACCGAGTCCCGAAGTCGCCGGGATCGTCGACAAAGCCCTCGCCCGTGACGACCGCAAGGTCGTCTGGCTCCAGCTCGGTATTCACGACGACGAGGCCGTTGCCAGAGCGGAAGCGGCCGGCCTGCGCGTCGTCCAGGACCGGTGTATGGAACCGGAACATCGACGGCTAGTCGAATCCACGTGA
- the pdxT gene encoding pyridoxal 5'-phosphate synthase glutaminase subunit PdxT has product MSLTAGVVAVQGDVSEHAAAIESAAAAHGESAEVVEIRESGIVPECDLLSIPGGESTTISRLLAREGIDEEVKAHVAEGKPLLATCAGLIVASSDANDDRVETLDLLDVSVQRNAFGRQRDSFEADLDVDGLTEPFHAVFIRAPVIDEVGDAEVLASWDGRPVAVRDGPVLGTSFHPELTGDSRVHDLAFFE; this is encoded by the coding sequence ATGAGTCTCACAGCCGGTGTCGTCGCCGTCCAGGGCGACGTCAGCGAACACGCCGCGGCGATCGAGTCGGCGGCCGCCGCCCACGGCGAGTCCGCCGAGGTCGTCGAGATCCGCGAGTCGGGGATCGTCCCCGAATGTGATCTGCTTTCGATCCCGGGCGGCGAATCGACGACGATCTCGCGGCTGCTCGCCCGCGAGGGGATCGACGAGGAGGTCAAAGCCCACGTCGCCGAGGGCAAGCCCCTGCTGGCGACCTGTGCGGGCCTGATCGTCGCCTCGAGCGACGCCAACGACGACCGCGTCGAGACGCTGGATCTGCTGGACGTGAGCGTCCAGCGCAACGCCTTCGGCCGCCAGAGGGACAGCTTCGAGGCCGACCTCGACGTCGATGGTCTCACAGAGCCGTTCCACGCCGTGTTCATCCGCGCGCCCGTCATCGACGAGGTCGGTGACGCCGAAGTGCTGGCCTCCTGGGACGGTCGCCCCGTGGCGGTCCGGGACGGCCCGGTCCTCGGGACCTCGTTCCATCCCGAACTCACGGGCGACTCGCGGGTCCACGATCTGGCATTCTTCGAGTGA
- a CDS encoding type II toxin-antitoxin system HicB family antitoxin — MARADTGNSDSERREIRLVEEEDGRWSAIDEGVGVASQGETRSEALANLDEAVALHRGEIGDPVTDADLHDLGIDPDTVPDEPQVPDAPWFSE; from the coding sequence ATGGCACGAGCTGACACCGGGAATTCGGATTCGGAACGGCGAGAGATTCGCCTCGTCGAAGAGGAAGACGGCCGGTGGTCAGCAATCGACGAAGGGGTGGGCGTGGCAAGTCAGGGCGAGACACGGTCTGAGGCGCTCGCCAATCTGGACGAGGCAGTCGCACTGCACAGGGGAGAGATCGGGGACCCGGTAACAGACGCCGATCTACACGACCTCGGGATCGACCCGGATACAGTCCCGGACGAACCCCAGGTACCTGATGCACCGTGGTTTTCTGAGTAA
- a CDS encoding type II toxin-antitoxin system HicA family toxin, giving the protein MPAPYSSRELVNALTEMGYQPVDRAGSHLKLRYIHPETGEVRNVTIPMGKEISGDTLRNIANQCGADDFQRWCDWIDDIL; this is encoded by the coding sequence GTGCCTGCCCCGTATTCGTCTCGAGAACTCGTGAACGCGCTCACTGAGATGGGATACCAGCCAGTTGACCGAGCTGGCAGTCACCTCAAACTCCGGTATATCCATCCAGAGACCGGGGAAGTCCGAAATGTTACGATCCCAATGGGCAAAGAAATCAGCGGCGACACGCTCCGAAACATCGCTAATCAATGCGGTGCCGACGACTTCCAGCGATGGTGTGACTGGATCGACGACATTCTCTGA
- a CDS encoding DUF6159 family protein, translating into MARRSGRVLRAHPNLLILPLLGGIAGIAFVATLFGALYAGGVYDSGGAMLYVALFVIYLVETFVASFFAAALVAATRSVFHGDEPTVAGAMRQAWDHKWPLLVWSVIAAVVGVIIQAIESQDNIVAEVLAGLFAVAWSVMTYFVVPVIVFEDTSVTGIFSESARTFKDTWGESIGAMGAINLVTFAFVLVGALLGVVTFLVVPSGIGVAAAVVVGLSGIVLGLLIGKSLTGIAKTALYVYATEQTAPEFFEDMDFSGLGGDRGSSSVGGRI; encoded by the coding sequence ATGGCGCGTCGGAGCGGTCGCGTCCTGCGTGCGCATCCGAACCTCCTGATCCTGCCGTTGCTGGGTGGAATCGCGGGGATCGCGTTCGTCGCGACGCTGTTCGGCGCGCTGTACGCCGGCGGCGTCTACGATAGCGGCGGCGCGATGCTGTATGTCGCACTGTTCGTGATCTATCTCGTCGAGACGTTCGTCGCCTCCTTCTTCGCGGCGGCGCTGGTCGCGGCGACGCGAAGCGTGTTCCACGGCGACGAACCGACCGTCGCCGGCGCGATGCGACAGGCCTGGGACCACAAGTGGCCGCTGCTGGTCTGGTCGGTCATCGCGGCGGTCGTCGGCGTGATCATCCAGGCGATCGAATCACAGGACAACATCGTCGCAGAGGTCCTCGCCGGGCTGTTCGCCGTCGCGTGGTCGGTGATGACGTACTTCGTCGTTCCGGTGATCGTCTTCGAGGATACTTCGGTGACGGGGATATTCTCCGAGAGTGCGCGCACGTTCAAAGACACCTGGGGCGAGTCCATCGGCGCAATGGGCGCGATAAACCTCGTCACGTTCGCGTTCGTGCTGGTCGGCGCGTTGCTCGGCGTCGTCACCTTCCTCGTCGTCCCGTCGGGGATCGGCGTCGCCGCCGCGGTCGTCGTCGGACTCAGCGGGATCGTCCTCGGGTTGTTGATCGGCAAGTCCCTGACCGGCATCGCCAAGACCGCGCTGTACGTCTACGCGACCGAACAGACCGCACCCGAGTTCTTCGAGGATATGGACTTCTCCGGACTCGGCGGAGACCGCGGGTCGAGCAGTGTCGGCGGCCGGATCTAG
- the dapF gene encoding diaminopimelate epimerase — translation MITVEKYHGTGNDFVVVEADAPIEDRASFTRRLADRETGLDHPDGERVGADGVLFLKLDASTAPTRVEMTLVQPDGSVAEMCGNGARVVATWAAGRTGDREFVIDTPAGEYPAEVGQEGVAVEMGEPTFDPDAVPTTLDEPLIERETEGLTVTAVNTGVPHAVAFVEDVAEIDLEAIAPPVRHAAVFPEGANVTVASERTDGSVFGYDQRTFERGVEGETRSCGTGAVAIVAAAHELGRVETDQSVPVHPPGGRLVVTRTADGAILQGPVEREFETTVPADGAVAER, via the coding sequence ATGATCACCGTCGAGAAGTACCACGGCACTGGCAACGACTTCGTCGTGGTCGAGGCCGACGCCCCTATCGAAGATAGAGCGTCCTTTACCCGTCGACTCGCCGATCGGGAGACGGGCCTCGACCACCCGGACGGCGAGCGAGTCGGTGCCGATGGCGTCCTGTTTCTGAAGCTGGACGCCAGCACCGCGCCGACGCGCGTCGAGATGACGCTCGTCCAGCCCGACGGCTCGGTCGCCGAGATGTGTGGCAACGGTGCCCGAGTCGTCGCGACGTGGGCGGCCGGCCGGACCGGCGACCGCGAGTTCGTCATCGACACGCCGGCCGGCGAGTACCCCGCCGAAGTCGGGCAGGAGGGCGTCGCCGTCGAGATGGGTGAACCGACGTTCGATCCCGACGCCGTGCCGACGACCCTCGACGAACCGCTGATCGAGCGCGAGACCGAGGGCCTGACCGTTACGGCGGTCAATACGGGCGTCCCCCACGCCGTCGCGTTCGTCGAAGACGTCGCGGAGATCGATCTCGAAGCGATCGCCCCGCCGGTGCGCCACGCCGCGGTGTTCCCCGAGGGCGCGAACGTCACGGTCGCCTCCGAGCGGACGGACGGTTCGGTGTTCGGCTACGACCAGCGCACATTCGAGCGCGGCGTCGAGGGCGAGACGCGTTCCTGTGGGACCGGCGCGGTCGCGATCGTCGCTGCTGCCCACGAACTCGGTCGCGTCGAGACCGACCAGTCCGTCCCCGTTCATCCGCCTGGCGGGCGGCTGGTCGTCACGCGCACTGCCGACGGGGCGATCTTGCAGGGCCCGGTCGAGCGCGAGTTCGAGACGACCGTACCGGCCGACGGAGCGGTCGCCGAACGATGA
- a CDS encoding MFS transporter → MADALGNSFLIIVLPLYIASGEISLAGIAGTEIQLAGIGGFVLRKETLIGVVLSLFGLVNSFGQPFTGRWSDRLGRRRAFVLGGLALFGIGSAAYPFAGSYWTVLLARAIQGIGAAFTVPATVALINDYAESDSERGGNFGVYNTLRLLGFGSGPIVAGIVVTGGLAAEGVVTYDLSGLAVSGFDAAFAVAALGAVVSVALVVLFIEDPPEAADAASKDLSIAIRDPDGRGLDSVFVLGVGTFLMATTIALFATLEGPIRARLDESTFFFSVQFAAVTLANVVFQVPVGRASDRHGRRPFVVAGFAVLIPSVFVQGIVTDPWLMLGARFLQGVAVALVFAPSLALAGDLAGERGSGTTLSVLTMAFGFGVAVGPLASGVLYNVGSFGTPFFFGAVLSALALALVYSQVEETLPASAAR, encoded by the coding sequence ATGGCCGACGCGCTGGGCAACTCGTTTCTGATCATCGTCCTCCCGCTGTACATCGCCAGCGGCGAGATCTCGCTGGCCGGGATCGCGGGCACCGAGATTCAGCTCGCCGGGATCGGGGGGTTCGTCCTTCGGAAGGAGACGCTGATCGGGGTCGTCCTCTCGCTGTTCGGCCTGGTCAACAGTTTCGGCCAGCCCTTTACCGGTCGCTGGTCCGATCGACTCGGCCGCCGGCGGGCGTTCGTCCTCGGCGGACTTGCCCTGTTCGGAATCGGGAGCGCGGCCTATCCGTTCGCTGGATCCTACTGGACGGTACTGCTGGCGCGGGCGATTCAGGGGATCGGCGCCGCCTTCACCGTCCCGGCGACGGTCGCGCTGATCAACGACTACGCCGAAAGCGACAGCGAACGCGGGGGGAACTTCGGCGTCTACAACACGCTCCGCTTGCTCGGGTTCGGCTCCGGGCCGATCGTCGCCGGGATCGTCGTCACCGGTGGGCTCGCCGCCGAGGGCGTCGTCACCTACGATCTGTCCGGACTCGCAGTCTCCGGGTTCGACGCCGCCTTCGCCGTGGCCGCCCTCGGCGCGGTCGTGAGTGTGGCGCTGGTCGTGCTGTTCATCGAGGACCCGCCGGAAGCGGCCGACGCCGCGAGCAAGGACCTCTCGATTGCGATCCGAGATCCCGACGGGCGGGGTCTCGACTCGGTGTTCGTCCTCGGAGTCGGCACGTTCCTGATGGCGACGACGATCGCCCTGTTCGCCACGCTGGAGGGGCCGATCCGGGCGCGGCTCGACGAGTCGACCTTCTTTTTCAGCGTCCAGTTCGCCGCGGTGACGCTCGCGAACGTCGTGTTCCAGGTCCCGGTCGGACGGGCCAGCGATCGTCACGGGCGACGCCCGTTCGTCGTCGCCGGGTTCGCCGTGTTGATCCCTTCGGTGTTCGTCCAGGGGATCGTCACCGATCCCTGGCTGATGCTGGGCGCACGCTTTCTCCAGGGCGTGGCCGTCGCGCTCGTGTTCGCGCCGTCGCTGGCGCTGGCCGGCGATCTGGCCGGCGAGCGCGGCTCGGGAACGACGCTGTCGGTGCTGACGATGGCCTTCGGCTTCGGCGTCGCCGTCGGACCGCTGGCCTCCGGCGTCCTGTACAACGTCGGGAGCTTCGGGACGCCGTTTTTCTTCGGCGCGGTCCTGAGCGCGCTCGCGCTCGCGCTCGTCTACAGTCAGGTCGAGGAGACGCTGCCCGCATCTGCTGCCCGGTGA
- the hisE gene encoding phosphoribosyl-ATP diphosphatase yields the protein MTDADVLDEVFEVIEDRKETLPEDSYTASLFTHEKGENAVLEKLGEEMTELVLAAKDDEREEIAHEAADIVYHMLVLLSMKDMDLADLRSELEDRR from the coding sequence ATGACCGACGCTGACGTGCTCGACGAGGTGTTCGAGGTCATCGAGGACCGCAAGGAGACTCTGCCCGAGGACTCCTACACTGCGTCGCTGTTCACCCACGAGAAAGGCGAGAACGCCGTGCTGGAGAAACTGGGCGAGGAGATGACCGAACTCGTGCTGGCCGCCAAAGATGACGAGCGCGAGGAGATCGCCCACGAGGCGGCCGACATCGTCTATCACATGCTGGTGTTGCTCTCGATGAAGGACATGGACCTTGCCGACCTGCGATCGGAACTGGAAGATCGGCGGTAA
- a CDS encoding PrsW family intramembrane metalloprotease codes for MDSRRDPVQARNDGSLDLHDIADWDQRTVLDAVSVFIYQALLIAARAFVVLLALFILLAEIALGTLGGLADPWIGVLTALSAVPALGLAAFVWYADVTTQEPLSLLVGTFLLGVLVAGFAGVLNATVPAVFLEAGIDLGLAAFFFLVVGPVEEGVKLLAVRLYPFRDDRFDAVIDGAVYGAVAGLGFATIENALYITQNVAAASTNSLAIGGGTSVVRALAGPGHVIYSAIAGYYLGLAKFNPENAGPIVIKGLMIASVIHGGYNTLAQFVPELLATVTGLGWFGGFVLFVVVFDGVFGLVLVWKLRAYRRAYRLVHDRPAPRSEPTEFEP; via the coding sequence ATGGACAGTCGTCGGGATCCGGTGCAGGCGCGCAACGACGGCTCGCTCGACCTCCACGACATCGCCGACTGGGACCAGCGGACGGTTCTGGACGCCGTCTCCGTGTTCATCTATCAGGCGCTGCTGATCGCGGCGCGGGCGTTCGTCGTCCTGCTCGCGCTGTTCATCCTGCTGGCGGAGATCGCCCTCGGGACGCTCGGCGGACTGGCCGACCCCTGGATCGGCGTGCTGACGGCGCTTTCTGCCGTGCCGGCGCTCGGACTCGCCGCGTTCGTCTGGTACGCGGACGTGACGACACAGGAGCCGCTGTCGCTGCTGGTCGGCACGTTCCTGCTCGGCGTGCTCGTCGCCGGGTTCGCCGGCGTGCTCAACGCGACGGTCCCGGCCGTGTTCCTCGAGGCCGGGATCGACCTCGGGCTCGCGGCGTTTTTCTTTCTGGTCGTCGGTCCGGTCGAAGAGGGGGTCAAGTTACTCGCCGTCCGGCTGTATCCGTTCCGCGACGACCGCTTCGACGCCGTGATCGACGGCGCGGTGTACGGCGCGGTCGCGGGACTCGGCTTTGCGACCATCGAGAACGCGCTGTACATCACCCAGAACGTCGCCGCGGCAAGCACGAACTCGCTTGCCATCGGCGGCGGGACCTCAGTCGTCCGCGCGCTGGCCGGGCCCGGCCACGTCATCTACTCGGCCATCGCCGGGTACTACCTCGGGCTGGCGAAGTTCAACCCCGAAAACGCCGGTCCGATCGTGATCAAGGGATTGATGATCGCGTCGGTCATCCACGGCGGATACAACACGCTCGCACAGTTCGTCCCGGAGCTGCTGGCGACCGTGACGGGACTCGGCTGGTTCGGCGGGTTCGTCCTGTTCGTCGTCGTCTTCGACGGCGTGTTCGGGCTCGTACTCGTCTGGAAACTGCGGGCCTACCGCCGGGCCTACCGGCTCGTCCACGACCGACCGGCCCCGAGATCGGAGCCGACGGAGTTCGAACCGTGA
- a CDS encoding RAD55 family ATPase → MVRIPFGIRQLDTTIDGGAPPGSVVLLSGEAGAGAREFMYTSPLITGLATADPELFDLYYGDLPAAAELPEAVHYISLTASEAQFREEASRAFESELFETGMEAVEYHDLSTTYFHVSPVPRQWYADRAPSIKDIRTRDDREELLTVLGDLLSDHAANNLVVIDSLTDLITAIGDRADIEWADVTFFLKGLQKVAHDWGGLILTYLNFETISEERNGQLVDAADGTLKFEWASGGSTLARTMVVKQFRGVLSQLESEDIVRFETEFTDAGFDISDVRKIR, encoded by the coding sequence ATGGTCCGCATTCCGTTCGGGATCCGCCAGCTCGATACGACGATCGACGGCGGTGCCCCGCCGGGGAGCGTCGTGCTGCTCTCGGGGGAGGCCGGGGCCGGCGCTCGCGAGTTCATGTACACCAGTCCGCTGATCACCGGGCTCGCGACGGCCGATCCGGAACTGTTCGACCTGTACTACGGCGATTTGCCGGCGGCCGCTGAACTTCCTGAAGCGGTGCATTATATCTCGCTGACCGCGAGCGAAGCGCAGTTCCGCGAGGAGGCCAGCCGCGCCTTCGAGTCGGAACTGTTCGAGACGGGGATGGAGGCGGTCGAGTATCACGACCTCTCGACAACGTACTTCCACGTCAGCCCCGTCCCTCGCCAGTGGTACGCCGATCGGGCCCCCTCGATCAAGGACATCCGGACGCGCGACGACCGCGAGGAACTGCTGACGGTCCTGGGCGACCTGCTGAGCGATCACGCCGCGAACAACCTGGTCGTGATCGACTCGCTGACCGACCTGATCACCGCTATCGGCGACCGCGCGGACATCGAGTGGGCCGATGTCACGTTCTTCCTGAAGGGCCTGCAGAAGGTCGCCCACGACTGGGGCGGGCTCATCCTGACGTATCTCAATTTCGAGACGATCTCCGAGGAGCGCAACGGGCAGCTCGTCGACGCCGCCGACGGGACGCTCAAATTCGAGTGGGCCAGCGGCGGCAGCACGCTCGCCCGGACGATGGTGGTCAAGCAGTTCCGCGGCGTGTTGAGCCAGCTCGAATCGGAGGACATCGTCCGCTTCGAGACGGAGTTCACCGACGCCGGCTTCGACATCAGCGACGTCCGGAAGATCCGTTGA
- the lysA gene encoding diaminopimelate decarboxylase translates to MTTEGPPIRRLADWDAATLRDLADGHGTPLYVLDQRRVRENVANLRAAFHEESISYAVKANTVRATLETIAETGIGAECASAGELQRAVDAGFDRLRYTAVNPPAGDLDHVVDLAADPPRDLDLVITVGAADAFEALAERGYDGPLAIRVNPGVGAGHHAKVTTGDAPKFGVPYDRVSELASEIVSRGFDLVGLHAHAGSGIHEASDLAAHRELVSRMGELARELDHDLDFLNVGGGLGIPYRPTDEPLDLDSVAAATREAVGELDARLGIEPGRYVVADAGVLLTTVNTVKPTPETTVVGVDAGMTTLLRPAMYDAYHEIRTLAPDADERESVTATVAGPICETADVLGRGRELPGPERGDVLTIGNAGAYGYEMASNYNSRPRPAVVSLDGGESRLAVERETLSELTRLEIEQ, encoded by the coding sequence ATGACCACCGAGGGACCACCGATCCGCCGCCTGGCCGACTGGGACGCGGCCACGCTGCGCGATCTCGCCGACGGACACGGGACGCCGCTCTACGTTCTCGACCAGCGACGCGTTCGGGAGAACGTCGCCAACCTCCGAGCCGCTTTTCACGAGGAGTCGATCAGCTACGCCGTCAAGGCCAACACCGTCCGCGCGACGCTTGAAACGATCGCAGAGACGGGGATCGGCGCGGAGTGTGCCTCTGCCGGCGAACTCCAGCGTGCGGTCGACGCCGGCTTCGACCGGCTCCGATACACTGCGGTCAACCCGCCCGCCGGGGATCTCGATCACGTCGTCGACCTCGCTGCGGATCCGCCCCGGGACCTCGATCTGGTGATCACCGTCGGCGCGGCCGACGCCTTCGAGGCGCTCGCCGAGCGGGGCTACGACGGCCCGCTGGCGATCCGGGTCAACCCGGGCGTCGGTGCGGGCCACCACGCCAAGGTCACGACCGGCGACGCCCCGAAGTTCGGCGTCCCGTACGATCGCGTCTCCGAACTCGCGAGCGAGATCGTCAGTCGGGGGTTCGACCTCGTCGGCCTGCACGCCCACGCCGGCAGCGGGATCCACGAGGCGTCGGATCTGGCGGCCCACCGCGAACTCGTCTCTCGAATGGGCGAGTTGGCACGCGAGCTCGATCACGACCTCGACTTTCTCAATGTCGGCGGCGGACTGGGCATCCCCTACCGACCGACAGACGAACCGCTGGATCTCGACAGCGTGGCGGCGGCGACCCGCGAGGCGGTCGGCGAACTGGACGCTCGACTGGGGATCGAACCCGGCCGGTACGTCGTCGCCGACGCAGGTGTCCTTCTGACGACGGTCAACACCGTCAAGCCGACGCCCGAGACGACGGTCGTCGGCGTCGACGCGGGCATGACGACGCTGTTGCGCCCGGCGATGTACGACGCATACCACGAGATCCGGACGCTGGCACCCGACGCCGACGAGCGCGAGTCGGTCACGGCGACGGTCGCCGGCCCGATCTGTGAGACCGCCGACGTTCTGGGCCGCGGCCGCGAGCTGCCGGGCCCGGAACGGGGCGACGTGCTGACGATCGGCAACGCCGGCGCGTACGGCTACGAGATGGCCTCGAACTACAACTCCCGGCCCCGTCCGGCCGTCGTTTCCCTCGACGGAGGCGAGTCGCGGCTCGCCGTCGAACGCGAAACCCTTTCGGAGCTGACCCGACTAGAGATCGAGCAATGA
- a CDS encoding M20 family metallopeptidase, with the protein MTFDLEVFHERAVQTPSHESVAEMRTLLVETLAEEGIDPTVDDAGNVLATRVGNEDGPRLVLNTHIDTVPPHIPYGRDGEVVTGRGSCDAKGPLAALLAAFLAVDPKRGSVTLAITPDEEVHSTGAAALRGRFDADGFIVGEPTGLDVCTAARGRFEGTITITGTSAHAAEPESGDNAIAAAGPILDGVATYDEGCGPGEHEQLGRPSLVPTLIEGGEAPNQIPAVCTVTFDRRSVPPETADGFRSGLSEWLRRRLPEGVDLSVALSDRDTPFLEAFATDPDDPLAETLAAESGGAVRPFGAATEASYFAQEAPTVVFGPGVLADEEGAVAHSDREYVRLPEVHAAAEAVTGTLEAMLR; encoded by the coding sequence ATGACCTTCGACCTCGAGGTCTTCCACGAGCGGGCCGTGCAGACCCCGTCTCACGAGTCGGTCGCCGAGATGCGAACGCTGCTGGTCGAGACGCTGGCAGAGGAGGGGATCGATCCGACCGTCGACGACGCCGGGAACGTGCTGGCGACCCGCGTGGGGAACGAGGACGGCCCCCGTCTCGTGCTCAACACCCACATCGACACGGTCCCGCCGCATATTCCCTACGGGCGCGACGGCGAGGTCGTCACCGGTCGCGGGTCCTGTGACGCGAAGGGGCCGCTTGCCGCGCTGCTCGCGGCCTTCCTGGCTGTCGACCCGAAACGGGGGTCGGTGACCCTCGCGATCACGCCGGACGAGGAGGTCCACTCGACGGGCGCGGCCGCGCTGCGGGGGCGGTTCGACGCTGACGGTTTCATCGTCGGCGAGCCAACGGGGCTGGACGTCTGTACGGCTGCTCGCGGTCGCTTCGAGGGGACGATCACGATCACGGGCACGAGCGCGCACGCGGCCGAGCCCGAAAGCGGCGACAACGCTATCGCCGCTGCCGGACCGATCCTCGACGGGGTGGCGACCTACGACGAGGGCTGCGGGCCCGGCGAGCACGAGCAACTGGGTCGGCCGTCGCTCGTGCCGACGCTGATCGAGGGCGGCGAGGCCCCGAACCAGATCCCCGCCGTATGTACCGTCACGTTCGATCGTCGGAGCGTCCCGCCCGAGACGGCCGATGGGTTCCGGTCGGGGCTGTCCGAGTGGCTCCGCCGGCGACTGCCCGAGGGCGTGGACCTCTCGGTCGCGCTCAGCGATCGCGACACCCCGTTTTTGGAGGCGTTCGCGACCGATCCCGACGACCCGCTCGCCGAGACGCTCGCGGCCGAAAGCGGCGGCGCGGTGCGGCCGTTCGGGGCCGCGACCGAGGCCTCGTATTTCGCCCAGGAAGCGCCGACGGTCGTGTTCGGGCCGGGCGTGCTGGCCGACGAGGAGGGTGCCGTCGCCCACAGCGACCGGGAGTACGTCCGTCTGCCGGAGGTACACGCCGCCGCCGAGGCCGTCACCGGGACGCTCGAAGCGATGCTCCGGTGA